CGCCGAGGATGACCAGCACCTCGCCACGTTTGATCGCGAGGTTCATGCCGTCCAGGACGGTGGTCTGGCCAAACCGCTTGGTGACGTTTTCGACGCGGATGACGATGTCGTCGTCGACGTGGTCGTCCACGATGCCGCAGCGGTCGTCGCCGAAAATGTTGGTCAGCATGGTCAGACTCCGACGGCGAAAAAGACCCACGTGAACGCCAGGTCCACGACGGCCAGGGCAACGATGGTGAGCACGACGGTTTGGGTCGTCGCGTCGCCGACGCCCTGGGCACCGCCGCGGACGCTCAGGCCGAGCCAGCACGCCAAACCGGCGATGATCGTGCCGAAAACGAACGCCTTGATGAGCCCGGTGAGGAAGTCGCGCATCACGATCGCGTCGATCGTCCGTCGGATGTACTGCTCGGGCGGCATGCCCTGGATCAGCCAGCCGACGACCAGCCCGCCACCGACGCCGACCAGAATCGCAACGACCGCCAGGCACGTCGTCATGATCGCGGTGGCGACGAGTCGCGGGACGACGAGGAAGCTGATCGGATCGATCGCGTGGGTTTCCATCGCCTCGATCTCCTCGCCGACCTTCATGGTGCCGAGCTCGGCCGCGATGCTCGCGCCGGCAAAGCCCGTCAGCACGATCGCCCCGACCAGCGGCCCGAGCTCACGGAACATGGCGATGGCGATGATGCTCGCGACCTCGTCCTGTGCGCCGTAAGCCCGCAAGATCGGCACGATCTGCAGAGACAAAATCGCCCCGATGGCAAAGACGACCAGCGACACGACGGGAATCGCCCGGACGCCGACGCGGACCATCTGGTACGTCAGGTTCTGCCACGCCAGCGTCTTGCCACGCTTGGCGAAGTAGGTGGTCGGCAGCTTTCGGACGGCCTGTGCGACGATCGTGCTGGTACCGCCGGTGGCCCAGGCGGTCCGCATGCCGACGCCGCCGAGGGATTCGACGGGTCCGGCGACGATGCCAGGCACCTTGTCCAGCTTGGAGGCTTGCGGCTGCTCGTCGGGCGAATCGGGCACCGGTAAACGATAGAGCCGAGCCGGCCGGAGGTGGGCTGTGTCCCGCATCAAGCTGCACCTTGTGGAAATGCGCGGGTGCGGGTAGAACCTTCGATCCCCCTTTCCGGCGGCAGCGTTTGTCGCCCACCGACGCGTCCGTGGAGGATTCACGCATGACCTGGTTGCTGTATCTCGTCCCGTTGGCTGGTATTGCGGCCTTGGTGTTCG
The Planctomycetota bacterium genome window above contains:
- a CDS encoding ABC transporter permease, whose amino-acid sequence is MPDSPDEQPQASKLDKVPGIVAGPVESLGGVGMRTAWATGGTSTIVAQAVRKLPTTYFAKRGKTLAWQNLTYQMVRVGVRAIPVVSLVVFAIGAILSLQIVPILRAYGAQDEVASIIAIAMFRELGPLVGAIVLTGFAGASIAAELGTMKVGEEIEAMETHAIDPISFLVVPRLVATAIMTTCLAVVAILVGVGGGLVVGWLIQGMPPEQYIRRTIDAIVMRDFLTGLIKAFVFGTIIAGLACWLGLSVRGGAQGVGDATTQTVVLTIVALAVVDLAFTWVFFAVGV